A stretch of the Polyangiaceae bacterium genome encodes the following:
- a CDS encoding ATP phosphoribosyltransferase — protein sequence MKQLAGLFERAGVDASCLLADDRRLVRESADGSLRFLLLKPDDVPTYVEYGAADLGVSGRDVLAERRYDLYQPLDLGIGRCRMVVAAKKGASVPALPRVATKYAHIAAEHFARKGVQAEIIYVQGSVELAPLVGLAHLIVDLVETGTTLAENELEERELVAEVSSVVVANRAQFKLRRREIEPLLAALRGALG from the coding sequence ATGAAGCAGCTGGCGGGCCTGTTCGAGCGCGCCGGCGTCGATGCCAGCTGCCTGCTCGCCGACGACCGGCGCTTGGTTCGGGAGAGCGCCGACGGCTCCTTGCGCTTCCTCTTGCTCAAGCCCGACGACGTGCCGACCTACGTCGAGTACGGCGCGGCCGATCTGGGGGTGAGCGGGCGCGACGTGCTCGCCGAGCGTCGCTACGACCTCTACCAGCCGCTGGACCTCGGCATCGGGCGCTGCCGCATGGTCGTCGCCGCCAAGAAGGGCGCCAGCGTGCCGGCGCTGCCGCGCGTCGCCACCAAATACGCCCACATCGCCGCCGAGCACTTCGCCCGGAAGGGCGTGCAGGCGGAGATCATCTACGTGCAGGGGTCGGTGGAGCTGGCGCCGCTGGTGGGCCTGGCCCACCTGATCGTCGATCTGGTCGAGACCGGCACCACCCTCGCGGAGAACGAGCTCGAAGAGCGCGAGCTGGTGGCGGAGGTGTCCAGCGTGGTGGTGGCGAACCGCGCGCAGTTCAAGCTCCGGCGCCGGGAGATCGAGCCGCTCTTGGCGGCGCTCCGCGGTGCGCTTGGGTGA
- the murA gene encoding UDP-N-acetylglucosamine 1-carboxyvinyltransferase: protein MDAIRVRGNGPLSGRIVVGGAKNAALPILCATLLSDGPSLLRNVPGLRDIETTSALLRFLGRDVTVATPEVRVAAASGSVRPEAPYELVRQMRASVLVLGPLVARYGRAKVSLPGGCAIGARPIDQHLKGLEALGATIHTEHGYVVAEAPRLRGAEIVFDLPTVTGTENLMMAAALAKGQTTLVNCAREPEVEELGRVLNKMGARVEGAGTDIIHIHGADALDPFDHAIISDRIEAGTFMAAVGAAGGDVLLEHAPIDQLEPVIVKMRQAGLEIEREGEHMRVRRQRPLRAVDVTTAPHPGFPTDMQAQFMAMMCVAEGQSVLTETIFENRFMHVPELCRMGADIETRGHTAFVTGVKGLSGASVMATDLRASASLVIAGLVAEGDTIVRRVYHLDRGYEHIEKKLAGAGANIERVLLEGTP, encoded by the coding sequence ATGGACGCGATTCGAGTTCGAGGCAACGGGCCGCTCTCCGGCCGCATCGTCGTGGGCGGCGCCAAGAACGCCGCGCTGCCGATCCTGTGCGCGACGCTGCTCTCGGACGGCCCGTCGCTCTTGCGCAACGTACCCGGGCTCCGCGACATCGAGACCACTTCGGCGCTGCTCCGATTCCTGGGCCGGGACGTGACCGTGGCGACGCCGGAGGTGCGAGTTGCGGCGGCCTCGGGATCGGTGCGGCCGGAGGCGCCCTACGAGCTCGTGCGGCAGATGCGCGCCAGCGTGCTGGTGCTCGGGCCGCTCGTGGCGCGCTACGGCCGCGCCAAGGTGTCGCTGCCGGGCGGCTGCGCCATCGGCGCCCGCCCCATCGATCAGCACCTGAAGGGGCTCGAAGCGCTGGGCGCGACCATCCACACCGAGCACGGCTACGTGGTGGCGGAGGCGCCCCGGCTGCGCGGCGCCGAGATCGTCTTCGACCTGCCCACGGTGACCGGGACGGAGAACCTGATGATGGCCGCGGCCCTCGCCAAGGGCCAGACCACCCTGGTCAACTGCGCGCGCGAGCCGGAGGTCGAGGAGCTCGGGCGCGTGCTGAACAAGATGGGCGCGCGGGTGGAGGGCGCCGGCACCGACATCATCCACATCCACGGCGCCGACGCGCTCGACCCCTTCGACCACGCCATCATCAGCGACCGCATCGAGGCGGGCACCTTCATGGCCGCGGTGGGTGCCGCCGGCGGCGACGTGCTCTTGGAGCACGCCCCCATCGATCAGCTGGAGCCCGTCATCGTCAAGATGCGCCAGGCCGGGCTCGAGATCGAGCGCGAGGGAGAGCACATGCGAGTGCGGCGCCAGCGGCCGCTCCGCGCCGTGGACGTCACGACCGCGCCGCACCCCGGCTTCCCCACCGACATGCAGGCGCAGTTCATGGCGATGATGTGCGTCGCCGAGGGGCAGAGCGTGCTCACGGAGACGATCTTCGAGAACCGCTTCATGCACGTGCCGGAGCTGTGTCGCATGGGCGCGGACATCGAGACCCGGGGGCACACCGCGTTCGTGACCGGAGTCAAAGGCCTGTCCGGCGCCAGCGTGATGGCCACGGATCTGCGCGCCAGCGCCTCCCTGGTCATCGCCGGGCTGGTCGCCGAGGGCGACACCATCGTGCGGCGCGTCTACCACCTGGATCGCGGCTACGAGCACATCGAGAAGAAGCTGGCCGGAGCCGGCGCCAACATCGAGCGCGTGCTCCTCGAAGGCACGCCGTGA
- a CDS encoding protein kinase, whose product MSQDEPRDPDATVGMTPWSAASESGERVVLGGRYEILGLLGAGGMGSVYRAFDRELEETVALKTLRSDVVASPRLLERFRREVKLARRVTHPNVARTFDIGEHGSERFLTMEYVEGESLSALLGREGRLAPARVTSIALEVCAGLAAAHAVGVVHRDLKPENVLLDKKGRVVLTDFGIACAREDETDTQKTLGGVVGTPAYMAPEQVEALPDVDARADIYALGVLLFEMLTGAMPFSGNSAYAVASARLTSDGPDPRRERADLPEALCRVVRRCMARQRDDRYGNVAQLTAELSSAAPTQIDELSVSRSSGAWQPPNPSTQTRPGEKTLAVLPFRNAGPTEDDYLADGLTEDLIDTLSMTPGLKVRPRASVLPYRNAETDPREVGQRLGVQVVVDGSVRRAGAALRVSTRLIGVSDGFQLWAKRFDRPQADALVVSDEAAHAIAEALSVDPAAPLRAAPSDPSAIDLYLRGKGELRKIWREPVRRAVELFAEAHQRAPGDATLLAAYARARARLWYYDGGAAEAHGARELAERALGVAPERGESWLALASVRFVEQDLAAASRLLAQALARAPQLAEAHELGAEISLEVHDLELALERYRAALALDPELRCRFHMARIHAYAGSWDEVDALERVPAEDEQTHSLKAASRARLALWSPDAKQRVRGLVAPESAEDLLPVLYTRACLSVIESGTLSEQVLEFMSSQFMQRDQAPRFAAFKHMLATEITCFAGDLPHAVRQLESAVAAGLSDQNWIERCPVLGPLRQLGEFERLSAVVRERAEHVRKA is encoded by the coding sequence ATGAGCCAAGACGAGCCGCGCGACCCCGATGCCACCGTCGGCATGACGCCCTGGTCGGCCGCGTCCGAGTCGGGCGAGCGCGTGGTGCTCGGTGGACGCTACGAGATCCTGGGGTTGCTCGGCGCGGGCGGGATGGGCAGCGTGTACCGCGCGTTCGACCGGGAGCTCGAGGAGACGGTGGCGCTGAAGACGCTGCGCTCGGACGTGGTCGCCTCGCCGCGCCTGCTCGAGCGCTTCCGTCGCGAGGTGAAGCTCGCTCGCCGGGTCACTCACCCCAACGTGGCGCGGACCTTCGACATCGGCGAGCACGGCAGCGAGAGGTTTCTGACCATGGAGTACGTCGAGGGCGAGTCCCTCTCGGCGTTGCTCGGTCGGGAGGGACGCCTGGCGCCGGCGCGGGTCACCAGCATCGCGCTCGAGGTGTGTGCCGGGCTCGCGGCGGCCCACGCCGTCGGGGTGGTGCACCGTGATCTCAAGCCGGAGAACGTGCTCCTCGACAAGAAGGGGCGGGTCGTGCTCACCGACTTCGGCATCGCGTGCGCCCGCGAGGACGAGACCGACACGCAGAAGACCTTGGGCGGCGTGGTCGGCACTCCCGCGTACATGGCCCCCGAACAGGTCGAAGCGCTGCCGGACGTGGACGCGCGGGCCGACATCTACGCCCTGGGCGTGCTCCTCTTCGAGATGCTGACGGGAGCGATGCCGTTCAGCGGCAACTCCGCCTACGCCGTGGCCTCCGCGCGGCTCACGAGCGACGGTCCCGATCCGCGGCGCGAGCGCGCCGATCTGCCCGAGGCCCTGTGCCGCGTCGTGCGGCGCTGCATGGCCCGGCAGCGGGACGACCGTTACGGGAACGTCGCTCAGCTGACGGCGGAGCTGAGCTCCGCCGCGCCCACGCAGATCGACGAGCTCAGCGTCTCGCGTTCCTCCGGCGCGTGGCAGCCACCGAACCCGAGCACGCAGACCAGGCCGGGGGAGAAGACCCTGGCGGTGCTGCCGTTCCGCAACGCGGGCCCGACGGAGGACGACTACCTGGCCGACGGCCTGACCGAGGATCTGATCGACACGCTGAGCATGACTCCCGGCCTCAAGGTTCGGCCCCGCGCCAGCGTGCTGCCCTACAGGAACGCCGAGACCGACCCGCGCGAGGTGGGCCAGCGCTTGGGCGTCCAGGTCGTGGTGGACGGGTCGGTGCGGCGCGCCGGCGCCGCGCTGCGCGTGAGCACGCGCCTGATCGGCGTCTCGGACGGCTTTCAGCTCTGGGCCAAGCGCTTCGATCGGCCGCAAGCGGACGCCCTGGTGGTGAGCGACGAAGCCGCCCACGCCATCGCCGAGGCGCTGAGCGTCGATCCCGCGGCTCCGCTCCGGGCCGCGCCCAGCGACCCGAGCGCCATCGACCTGTATCTGCGGGGCAAGGGCGAGCTGCGCAAGATCTGGCGCGAGCCGGTGCGGCGTGCGGTCGAGCTGTTCGCCGAGGCTCACCAGCGCGCGCCGGGAGACGCCACGCTGCTGGCCGCCTACGCGCGGGCCCGGGCCCGGCTCTGGTACTACGACGGCGGCGCCGCCGAGGCGCACGGCGCGCGGGAGCTGGCGGAGCGCGCGCTCGGTGTGGCTCCGGAGCGCGGCGAGAGCTGGCTCGCCCTGGCCTCGGTCCGGTTCGTGGAGCAGGACTTGGCGGCCGCCTCCCGCCTGCTCGCCCAAGCGCTCGCGCGTGCGCCCCAGCTCGCCGAGGCCCACGAGCTCGGCGCGGAGATCTCCCTCGAGGTGCACGATCTGGAGCTCGCGCTCGAGCGTTACCGCGCCGCGCTGGCCCTCGACCCGGAGCTCAGGTGCCGCTTCCACATGGCGCGCATCCACGCCTACGCGGGAAGCTGGGACGAGGTCGACGCCCTCGAGCGCGTACCGGCGGAGGACGAGCAGACGCACAGCTTGAAGGCGGCGTCGCGCGCGCGCCTCGCGCTCTGGAGCCCGGACGCCAAACAGCGCGTACGCGGGCTCGTGGCCCCCGAGTCCGCCGAGGACCTGCTGCCGGTGCTCTACACGCGCGCCTGCCTCTCGGTCATCGAGTCGGGCACGCTCTCCGAGCAGGTGCTCGAGTTCATGAGCTCGCAGTTCATGCAGCGCGATCAGGCGCCGCGCTTCGCCGCTTTCAAGCACATGCTGGCGACCGAGATCACCTGCTTCGCCGGCGACCTGCCCCACGCGGTCCGGCAGCTCGAGTCCGCGGTGGCCGCCGGCCTCTCTGACCAGAACTGGATCGAGCGCTGCCCGGTCCTCGGCCCGCTCAGGCAGCTTGGCGAATTCGAGCGGCTTTCGGCCGTGGTTCGCGAGCGCGCGGAACACGTCCGCAAGGCGTGA
- a CDS encoding HEAT repeat domain-containing protein, producing MTIQRRGVWLLLALCLSAPSVAEAQISPRRPPPPPRVVPKRSVKPARPPGSPNVAPSSLKARQGYTTAARLIRSIAPAERVRGFERLGDVGTPAAMELLGKSLEPGGAAKRFEERLTVVRALAMRASQDGPRQALARAMASSSTGRADDPGEVLVRDTAALALARTGDERALEILGKALRQEGPIAAAAARAILAHPPKNLGPVLTARGAPTRTLVEVLDALGDQRAFATLRSWVKHGSPELKGRAAVALTRLGDYETVELARLWLAKHAKEAPLAVAATSILLSAGTSDAGRALSALLKNEETSDAGLELSRQSRNAELLPLLTERLAKADDTGAPLLLGAIGRVGTPRAAERLFQELGSPRHGAAAAYALATCPGSDARALLARALGKTTTRRNAARAAVVREAVLGERVPDLDAALRALIVAGDAADRAAGAWGIATRNADDARALLGRADPVVVRAAARAALDERSANVAAERLANETDPLVRVALAISLVRESSARRVPTSVVIELVEGGGGAAAIAAKALATRDGESERPQIERLAQSGDPLIRAHVALGLGESKEPSAVGLLGEMYRFEQDADVRHAVVVALSRRTDRTRQATLRLAAELDGDERARSAARLALRGTRLSALPRGRSTLWLSLVDGGAKSGAPPEARIGTSSGASLPVVADPDGAIVMTGLPEGPLTLRLAADAGGGKP from the coding sequence GTGACGATCCAGCGCCGCGGCGTTTGGCTCTTGCTGGCGCTCTGCCTGAGCGCACCGTCGGTCGCCGAGGCACAGATCAGCCCGCGCCGCCCGCCCCCTCCGCCCCGCGTCGTCCCGAAGAGATCGGTCAAGCCGGCGCGCCCCCCGGGCTCGCCGAACGTCGCGCCGAGCAGCCTCAAGGCGCGGCAGGGCTACACCACGGCGGCCCGACTGATTCGCTCGATCGCACCGGCGGAGCGCGTGCGTGGCTTCGAGCGCCTGGGCGACGTGGGGACGCCGGCGGCGATGGAGCTGCTCGGCAAGAGCCTCGAGCCGGGCGGCGCCGCGAAGCGCTTCGAGGAACGGCTGACGGTCGTGCGAGCCCTGGCGATGCGGGCCAGCCAGGACGGCCCGCGCCAGGCGCTCGCACGCGCGATGGCGAGCTCGAGCACCGGGCGAGCCGACGACCCCGGTGAGGTGCTGGTCCGCGACACGGCGGCGCTCGCGCTGGCGCGCACCGGGGACGAGCGAGCGCTGGAGATCCTTGGCAAGGCGCTGCGGCAGGAGGGTCCGATCGCCGCCGCCGCCGCGCGGGCGATCCTGGCTCACCCGCCGAAGAACCTGGGCCCGGTCCTGACGGCGCGCGGCGCTCCCACGAGAACGCTCGTGGAGGTGCTCGACGCCTTGGGCGATCAGCGCGCGTTCGCCACGCTCCGGAGCTGGGTCAAGCACGGCTCACCGGAGCTCAAGGGCCGGGCGGCGGTCGCGTTGACCCGCCTGGGCGACTACGAGACGGTGGAGCTCGCGCGGCTCTGGCTGGCGAAGCACGCGAAAGAGGCTCCGCTGGCGGTCGCCGCGACGAGCATCCTCCTGTCGGCGGGCACGTCGGATGCCGGTCGCGCCCTGAGCGCGCTCCTGAAGAACGAAGAGACGTCGGATGCGGGCCTCGAGCTGTCGCGACAGAGTCGCAACGCCGAGCTCCTGCCGCTGCTGACCGAACGCCTGGCGAAGGCGGACGACACCGGGGCGCCGCTGCTCCTCGGTGCGATCGGCCGCGTGGGCACCCCGCGGGCGGCGGAGCGCTTGTTCCAGGAGCTCGGGAGCCCTCGGCACGGCGCCGCAGCCGCCTATGCGCTCGCCACCTGCCCCGGCAGCGACGCGCGGGCTCTGTTGGCGCGCGCGCTCGGCAAGACCACGACGCGCCGCAACGCCGCGCGCGCCGCGGTCGTCCGCGAGGCCGTGCTCGGCGAGCGCGTGCCCGATCTCGACGCGGCGCTCAGGGCGCTGATCGTCGCGGGCGACGCCGCTGACCGTGCCGCCGGCGCCTGGGGCATCGCCACGCGCAACGCCGACGACGCCCGCGCGCTGCTCGGGCGTGCGGATCCAGTGGTGGTGCGGGCGGCGGCCCGCGCGGCGTTGGACGAGCGCTCGGCGAACGTGGCCGCCGAGCGGCTGGCGAACGAGACTGATCCGCTGGTCCGCGTGGCGCTGGCGATCAGCTTGGTCAGGGAGTCGAGCGCGCGCCGGGTTCCGACGAGCGTGGTGATCGAGCTCGTCGAAGGCGGTGGAGGCGCCGCGGCCATCGCGGCCAAGGCGCTGGCGACCCGCGATGGCGAGAGCGAGCGCCCCCAGATCGAGCGCCTGGCCCAGAGCGGCGATCCGCTGATCCGCGCGCACGTCGCCCTGGGCCTGGGTGAGAGCAAGGAACCCTCGGCGGTGGGCTTGCTCGGAGAGATGTACCGCTTCGAGCAAGACGCCGACGTTCGCCACGCGGTGGTCGTGGCGCTCAGTCGTCGTACGGATCGCACGCGCCAGGCCACGTTGCGACTCGCGGCCGAGCTCGACGGTGACGAGCGCGCACGAAGCGCAGCGCGCCTCGCCCTCCGGGGCACTCGCCTCTCGGCGCTTCCGCGCGGTCGCTCCACGCTGTGGCTGTCGCTGGTCGACGGCGGCGCCAAGAGCGGAGCCCCACCCGAGGCCCGAATCGGCACCTCCAGCGGCGCCTCGCTGCCCGTCGTCGCGGATCCGGACGGCGCGATCGTGATGACCGGGCTTCCGGAGGGACCCCTGACGCTGCGGCTCGCCGCCGACGCGGGTGGGGGCAAACCCTAG
- the xseB gene encoding exodeoxyribonuclease VII small subunit yields the protein MEPSFEVSLARLGEIVEQLESGELPLERSLELFEEGVRLSRASQAKLDQAERRVEELLSIDEAGNPVVRELPTE from the coding sequence ATCGAGCCGAGCTTCGAGGTCTCCCTCGCGCGCCTGGGCGAGATCGTCGAGCAGCTGGAGTCCGGCGAGCTGCCGCTCGAGCGCTCCCTCGAGCTGTTCGAAGAAGGCGTGCGCTTGTCGCGCGCGTCCCAGGCCAAGCTCGACCAGGCCGAACGCCGCGTCGAGGAGCTCTTGTCCATCGACGAGGCCGGCAACCCGGTGGTGCGCGAGCTTCCGACGGAGTGA
- a CDS encoding competence/damage-inducible protein A, whose product MAESAAAVLIGNELLSGKVHEANLVELARTLRALGIALRRVVMIPDEMDLIASEVAAYSRSHDVVFTSGGVGPTHDDLTLDAVARAFGVEARVDESMAEMLRAAYGERCTEHHLRMARVPEGAFLATTSAERWPTVVMGNVWVLPGVPQIFRSKLSVVREWVRGPVPFHSKAVLTRLDEGSLKPLLDRVVEAHPGVDVGSYPKWFDASYKTKITFDSRDAAAVEAALAAFVAELAEADVFAVE is encoded by the coding sequence ATCGCCGAGAGCGCCGCGGCCGTCCTGATCGGAAACGAGCTCCTGAGCGGCAAGGTCCACGAGGCGAACCTGGTCGAGCTGGCCCGGACCTTGCGCGCGCTGGGCATCGCGCTCCGCCGCGTGGTGATGATCCCCGACGAGATGGATCTGATCGCGAGCGAGGTCGCCGCTTACAGTCGCTCCCATGACGTGGTGTTCACGAGCGGGGGCGTGGGACCGACCCACGACGACCTGACCCTCGACGCCGTCGCGAGGGCCTTCGGGGTCGAGGCTCGCGTCGACGAGTCCATGGCAGAGATGCTCCGCGCGGCGTATGGCGAACGCTGCACGGAACATCACCTGCGCATGGCCCGGGTGCCGGAGGGGGCGTTCCTCGCCACCACCAGCGCCGAACGCTGGCCGACCGTGGTCATGGGCAACGTCTGGGTCTTGCCCGGGGTGCCGCAGATCTTCCGCAGCAAGCTCTCCGTCGTGCGCGAGTGGGTGCGCGGACCGGTGCCGTTCCATTCCAAGGCGGTCCTCACGCGCCTCGACGAGGGCAGCCTGAAGCCGCTCTTGGACCGAGTCGTCGAGGCCCACCCCGGCGTGGACGTCGGCTCGTACCCCAAGTGGTTCGACGCGAGCTACAAGACCAAGATCACCTTCGACTCGCGGGACGCGGCGGCTGTGGAGGCGGCGCTCGCGGCGTTCGTGGCCGAGCTCGCCGAGGCCGACGTCTTCGCCGTCGAGTGA
- a CDS encoding DNA repair protein, with translation MQHPASTSADPSSEHAAAGPNELGDVELLSLLVGPARRRGARTPAARLLDHAGGLAGIARMGARDIAVSARVRTDRALRVSAAIELGRRVHAALVEPRGETIGSFREVERWAAPRLVHLEHEEVWLLCLDGRNTLKSARRVAQGGAHGCALTPRDVLTPALREAASAIVLVHNHPSGDPTPSPEDVHMTRAVAGACEVVGVPLLDHVVVAKGGASSVFEALEP, from the coding sequence ATGCAACACCCCGCTTCGACGTCCGCCGACCCGTCCTCCGAGCACGCCGCAGCCGGCCCGAACGAGCTCGGCGACGTGGAGCTCTTGTCGCTGCTGGTCGGACCCGCCAGGCGCCGAGGCGCCCGCACCCCCGCAGCCCGCCTGCTCGACCACGCCGGCGGCCTCGCCGGCATCGCGCGCATGGGCGCGCGGGACATCGCCGTCTCGGCGCGAGTCCGCACCGACCGGGCGTTGCGGGTCAGCGCCGCCATCGAGCTCGGCCGGCGCGTCCACGCCGCCCTCGTCGAGCCGCGAGGAGAGACCATCGGATCCTTCCGCGAGGTCGAGCGTTGGGCGGCTCCGCGACTCGTCCACCTCGAGCACGAGGAGGTCTGGCTCTTGTGCCTGGACGGTCGCAACACGCTCAAATCGGCGCGTCGCGTGGCGCAGGGCGGCGCACACGGCTGTGCGCTGACGCCGCGTGACGTCTTGACTCCGGCGCTGCGCGAGGCCGCGAGCGCCATCGTGCTCGTCCACAACCACCCGAGCGGCGACCCGACGCCCAGCCCCGAGGACGTACACATGACCCGTGCCGTGGCCGGCGCTTGCGAGGTCGTCGGGGTGCCACTGCTGGACCACGTCGTGGTGGCCAAGGGCGGCGCATCCAGCGTTTTCGAAGCCCTGGAGCCGTGA
- a CDS encoding cyclic nucleotide-binding domain-containing protein — protein MTESGVAQFAALTDVGRQRDHNEDNFLVDKKLALYVVCDGMGGHAAGEVASAVAVRTVHEEVKRELELVTDYIAGKTGADRVSKRDVINMLEFAVNRASGRVHAEAVKDPSKRGMGTTLVSILMAGNQAFVTYVGDSRCYLLRNGSIQQITEDHNVYNELIKKKKLPKEKADKLLSQKNAVTRAVGVYEHCEPDTIVIDVVAGDRFLLCSDGLSMYFEGDEVAELGKLLSNRDAEAAVKSLIDAANTRGGGDNITAIIVTVGDVEARDDARAQKLQLKRDILARMPLFRMLGERELLRVQEVTDVVAYKNGDRVIKEGDRGEELFIVLNGQVKVLRGGTQLATLKQGEHFGEMALIRAQPRSATVVSEGDSELMMIRRVDFFDILRKEHQLAVKLLWQFLGVLADRLADTSRELDQAREEMAEDITSEIFDDDEDDNRKTLVIPPPPRSLRNPGGAS, from the coding sequence GTGACCGAGAGCGGCGTTGCCCAATTCGCCGCGTTGACCGACGTCGGACGTCAGCGCGACCACAACGAGGACAACTTCCTCGTCGACAAGAAGCTCGCGCTGTACGTGGTCTGCGACGGTATGGGCGGCCACGCCGCGGGCGAGGTGGCCAGCGCGGTGGCGGTCCGCACCGTGCACGAAGAGGTGAAGCGCGAGCTGGAACTGGTCACCGACTACATCGCCGGCAAGACGGGCGCCGACCGCGTCAGCAAGCGCGACGTGATCAACATGCTCGAGTTCGCCGTCAACCGCGCCTCGGGCCGGGTCCACGCCGAAGCGGTGAAGGACCCCAGCAAGCGCGGCATGGGGACCACGCTGGTCTCCATCTTGATGGCGGGCAACCAAGCCTTCGTCACCTACGTCGGCGACAGCCGCTGCTACCTGTTGCGCAACGGCTCCATCCAGCAGATCACCGAAGACCACAACGTCTACAACGAGCTGATCAAGAAGAAGAAGCTGCCGAAGGAGAAGGCGGACAAGCTCCTGTCGCAGAAGAACGCCGTGACGCGCGCGGTGGGCGTCTACGAGCACTGCGAGCCCGACACCATCGTGATCGACGTGGTCGCCGGCGATCGCTTCCTCTTGTGCAGCGACGGCCTCAGCATGTATTTCGAGGGCGACGAGGTCGCCGAGCTGGGCAAGCTGCTCAGCAACCGCGACGCCGAGGCCGCGGTCAAGTCGCTGATCGACGCGGCCAACACCCGAGGCGGCGGCGACAACATCACCGCCATCATCGTCACGGTGGGCGACGTCGAGGCGCGCGACGACGCGCGCGCCCAGAAGCTGCAGCTCAAGCGCGACATTTTGGCGCGCATGCCGCTGTTCCGCATGCTCGGTGAACGCGAGCTCCTGCGCGTGCAGGAGGTGACCGACGTGGTCGCCTACAAGAACGGCGACCGCGTGATCAAGGAGGGCGATCGCGGCGAGGAGCTGTTCATCGTACTGAACGGCCAGGTCAAGGTCTTGCGCGGCGGGACCCAGCTCGCGACGCTCAAGCAGGGCGAGCACTTCGGCGAGATGGCGCTGATCCGCGCCCAGCCGCGCTCGGCAACCGTGGTGAGCGAGGGCGACAGCGAGCTGATGATGATCCGGCGCGTGGACTTCTTCGACATCCTGCGCAAGGAGCACCAGCTCGCGGTCAAGCTGCTCTGGCAGTTCCTGGGCGTGCTCGCCGATCGCCTCGCCGACACGAGCCGGGAGCTCGATCAAGCGCGCGAAGAGATGGCCGAGGACATCACCTCCGAGATCTTCGACGACGACGAAGACGACAACCGGAAGACGCTGGTCATCCCGCCGCCCCCGCGCTCGCTCAGAAACCCGGGCGGCGCTTCGTGA
- a CDS encoding RluA family pseudouridine synthase, which yields MRTLTFTVSPSEAGQRLDKLVVARSELGRRRVAELFQQGQVVVGGRRVPKGEPAREGDEVVVSLDFDDRPSPEPEARLSVRLETPHLVVVAKPAGQPSAPLRGESGTLAGALLGRYPEMASVGHSPREPGLLHRLDTQTSGLLVAARSADAFNRLHAALRDGAMTKRYLAVVGAEGLDDSGTIDAPIAPDRKNPKRVLVADTTAQRTGKNRARPAVTRWKLLRRAGPFALVEVTVSRALRHQIRAHLASIGHPIAGDAVYGGPVAPALGERHALHASYIAWAGDDTIEGFALEEPLPGDMASLMAD from the coding sequence GTGAGAACCCTCACGTTCACTGTGTCCCCGAGCGAGGCGGGGCAACGACTCGACAAGCTCGTCGTGGCGCGTTCGGAGCTCGGCCGCCGCCGGGTGGCGGAGCTCTTTCAGCAGGGTCAGGTGGTGGTGGGGGGCCGGCGCGTGCCGAAGGGCGAGCCGGCGCGGGAAGGAGACGAGGTCGTGGTGAGCCTGGACTTCGACGACCGTCCGTCGCCGGAGCCGGAAGCGCGACTCAGCGTGCGCCTCGAGACTCCCCACTTGGTCGTCGTCGCCAAGCCCGCCGGGCAGCCCAGCGCGCCGCTCCGAGGCGAGAGCGGGACGCTCGCCGGGGCGCTGCTCGGCCGCTATCCGGAGATGGCCAGCGTGGGTCACTCGCCGCGAGAGCCTGGCCTCTTGCACCGCCTGGATACGCAGACGTCCGGCCTGCTCGTCGCCGCGCGGAGCGCGGACGCCTTCAATCGCTTGCACGCGGCGCTTCGCGACGGCGCGATGACCAAGCGCTACCTGGCCGTCGTCGGGGCGGAGGGTCTGGATGATTCCGGCACCATCGACGCTCCCATCGCGCCGGACCGCAAGAACCCCAAACGCGTCTTGGTCGCGGACACCACCGCGCAGCGCACCGGCAAGAACCGCGCGCGTCCGGCGGTCACGCGCTGGAAGCTGCTCCGTCGCGCCGGCCCCTTCGCGCTGGTCGAGGTGACCGTCTCCCGGGCGCTGCGCCACCAGATCCGCGCGCACCTGGCGTCGATCGGACACCCCATCGCCGGCGACGCGGTGTACGGCGGTCCAGTCGCCCCGGCGCTCGGCGAGCGGCACGCGCTGCACGCGAGCTACATCGCCTGGGCGGGCGACGACACCATCGAGGGTTTTGCCCTCGAAGAGCCCCTGCCCGGGGACATGGCCAGCTTGATGGCCGACTGA